In Lycium ferocissimum isolate CSIRO_LF1 chromosome 11, AGI_CSIRO_Lferr_CH_V1, whole genome shotgun sequence, a single genomic region encodes these proteins:
- the LOC132038379 gene encoding uncharacterized protein LOC132038379: MGARCCIHLDAMGLGDSINEKNKASNQENAKAMIFLRHHLDEALKIEYLTIKDPLVLWKNLKERYDHLKMVFLPKARHEWINLRRQDFKSVSKYNSEMFRIPSILTLCGEMISDSDKLEKTFSTFHASNVLLQQQF, encoded by the coding sequence ATGGGTGCTAGATGCTGCATCCATCTGGATGCTATGGGTCTTGGAGACTCCATTAACGAAAAAAATAAAGCATCCAACCAAGAAAATGCCAAGGCTATGATATTTTTGCGTCATCACCTTGATGAGGCCCTGAAGATTGAATATCTTACTATTAAGGATCCACTCGTTTTATggaaaaacttgaaagaaagGTATGACCACCTGAAGATGGTCTTCCTCCCAAAAGCACGACACGAATGGATCAATCTAAGGCGACAAGATTTCAAGTCAGTTTCGAAGTACAATTCTGAGATGTTCAGAATTCCTTCTATATTGACATTATGTGGAGAGATGATTAGTGATTCTGACAAGCTGGAAAAGACGTTCTCCACCTTTCATGCCTCAAATGTGCTCCTGCAGCAGCAATTTTGA
- the LOC132036129 gene encoding phenolic glucoside malonyltransferase 1-like: MAPTQQIQVLECCQVSPPTGSVPSTILPLTFLDIPWLNFLPSQPLFFYDFPHTTSYFNQTILSNFKISLSSTLQYYFPLAGNLIIPPQPNKPQISYTSGDSVSLTIAESTGDYNHLLSYHKKSVQDFHQLVPQLPQISDLVHVDQELKYSLLAVQITIFPECGVSIGFSKRHVVADERTFNNFLKTWAAIFRNGLELHLPVLNKNLPYYDRSVIYDTNGVESILWNQWCNQKSVPKLDPDNFSDMVRSTFVMGRPEMEVIRGWIMSLSKKLFGSAQLLLSPYVVTCSFIWVCWLKANMNYIEDPNEKMEPRYFGFIAGGITRLGYPVPINYVGNCIAFGRAMARTNELLGENGIVFAAKAIGDTIKELNEDALGGSENWILDWKVFHEPGLHINVTGSPKVDLYTLDFGWGRPKKIEEISIDKTSGVSLCESRDMIGGIEIGLALPLVKMEAFHVFYIEGLKNLH, from the coding sequence ATGGCACCTACACAGCAAATTCAGGTGCTTGAATGTTGCCAAGTCTCTCCACCAACAGGTTCAGTTCCGTCAACTATTTTGCCATTGACATTCTTGGACATACCTTGGCTTAATTTTTTACCAAGTCAACCACTTTTTTTCTATGATTTCCCTCACACAACTTCATATTTCAATCAAACTATCTTGTCCAACTTTAAGATTTCACTATCTTCAACACTCCAATATTATTTCCCTTTAGCAGGCAATTTAATAATTCCACCACAACCAAACAAGCCACAAATTAGCTATACCTCAGGGGATTCAGTTTCATTAACCATAGCAGAGTCCACAGGTGATTATAACCATCTTTTAAGCTACCATAAAAAGAGTGTTCAAGATTTTCACCAATTAGTCCCTCAACTACCACAAATTAGTGATTTGGTACATGTGGACCAAGAGTTAAAGTACTCACTTTTGGCTGTACAAATAACTATATTTCCTGAATGTGGAGTTTCTATTGGATTCTCTAAACGTCACGTGGTGGCTGATGAAAGAACATTCAACAACTTCTTGAAGACGTGGGCTGCTATTTTTAGAAATGGACTAGAGTTGCACTTGCCTGTATTGAACAAGAATTTGCCATACTATGATAGGTCAGTAATTTATGATACTAATGGAGTTGAATCAATCCTGTGGAACCAATGGTGTAACCAAAAAAGTGTACCAAAATTGGATCCTGACAATTTTAGTGACATGGTAAGGTCCACTTTTGTAATGGGTCGACCCGAAATGGAGGTTATCAGAGGGTGGATCATGTCGCTGTCCAAGAAACTATTTGGGTCAGCCCAATTACTTCTTTCACCCTACGTGGTAACATGTTCATTTATTTGGGTGTGTTGGTTGAAAGCCAACATGAACTATATTGAAGATCCAAATGAAAAAATGGAGCCCCGTTATTTCGGTTTCATAGCGGGTGGTATAACCCGGTTGGGTTACCCGGTTCCTATAAATTATGTAGgcaattgcattgcatttggtAGAGCAATGGCTAGGACAAATGAATTATTAGGAGAAAATGGTATAGTATTTGCTGCAAAGGCAATTGGTGATACAATAAAAGAATTGAATGAGGATGCGCTGGGTGGGTCAGAAAATTGGATATTGGATTGGAAGGTATTCCATGAGCCGGGGCTCCACATAAATGTAACCGGGTCACCAAAAGTGGATCTTTACACCTTAGATTTTGGGTGGGGCAGAcccaagaaaattgaagaaatatCAATTGATAAAACAAGTGGGGTGTCTCTATGTGAAAGTAGAGATATGATTGGTGGAATAGAGATTGGTTTGGCTCTTCCATTGGTTAAAATGGAAGCCTTTCATGTATTCTATATTGAAGGTCTCAAAAATCTTCATTAA